The Moorella glycerini genomic interval CACCACAGCGGGCCATGACCAGGGCGGAAATGGCGGCCCTCCTGGACCGGGTAGATAACGATCTGGCCGGACGTAGGGGTGCCCGGTGGGTCGAAGGCCAGGTTATGGAACGGACAGAAACTTGGTTGGGTAACAGGGAACTGCTTATAACCCTACGGGTAGCTACCTTTGCCGGTCCCATCATCAACCTGGAAATTAAAAAAGATGCCGGCGGGAATACCCTGGCTGATTTCCTCCTTTATAAAGACGGCCGCTTAACCCTGGGTCAAGAGTTGACTGGGGGCGAGGCAGTCCGGCTGATCCTCCAGGGGGAAAACGTCCTCCTGGCTGAAAGTACTGCCGGGCAGCAATACTTAAATGGCATGGTCCTGGCAGCCGGTGATAAAGAGTTGCTGCTGGTGGACGACCAGGGCCGGCAGTATCGCTATGGCCTCAGCCCCCACCTGGCGGCAGGAAGCGGGGGAGATAGCGGCGGCCTGCCCCTGCCGGGGCAGGTAGTCAACCTTGCGGTCCAGGATGGTACCGTTACCCGGATAGTCCCCCTGGATGGAACAGGTACGCCGGCTTACAGCCCGGGCGACACCAGGGTTGTTACCGGTTATCTGCGGGAGTCAGGGACTGATGCGATAGTAATAGTTAGTGCGGCCGGGAACGAAGAAACGGTCAAAATAACCGCGGCCACAGCCATTACCCGGTCCGGGCGCGCGATAATGCCCGGCGACTTGAAGACCGGTGACCCGGTCAAAGTCCAGGTTGATGCCGCCGGGCACGCCCTTGGAATCCAGGTGGGGAACAGTACCGGCCGCCTGGGCAGGATATTAAAAGGAAAGCTGGACCGGATAAATTCTTTTGATAATAAGCTTGTCCTCCGGGATACCAGGGAGTTTTACTATGGCAGCTGGCTACCTGGGGACCCCCTTCGCGCCGTGAACCTGACCCGGGAGGCGGCAGCTTCCCTGGCCGGTGCTTCCCGTGACCTGTTGGCACCTTATGGCCCTTATGCAGGTGAAGTGATTGTAGTCCTGGCAGGTGGTCCTCAAGGTGAGGTTGGAGTTAAGGCCGTAAAGCTGGATAACTCTACAAGGTTATATGAGGGCTACCTGGATTTTCTCTCCCTGGGGGGCAGGGAAATACGGCTGGCCAGTGCAAGGGACCCTGTTACCTTTAACCAGGAGAGTATAATCATTAAAAACGGCCGGCAGGTTGAGGCTGCCGACCTGGAGCCCGGCGATTACCTCTTTACGGTAGTGGAGCCGGTCCCCGGCGGTCGCCGGGCAGTACTGGTCTTCACGGAAGATATTTTACCCTCCTCCTGGCAACTCTACCGCGGGCGGATAGAATCCGTAGCTAAAGAAAGCTTCGCGCTGGAAGACGTGGAAGCGCTGGGTGGCGAGGCAGACCGGCCCTACGACTGGCAGGAAACAGACGATTATACCATGGAGTTCCGGCTGGCCTGGGAACCGGTAATTATGGGCCGCAACGGGCCTTTAAGCCGGGATGAGTTTACCTCCGGCCGCTTTACCGGTGAGTATAATGGCTACCAGGCCTATACCCTGGTACGGGGTGAGGAGGCCCATGGTCTCTTGCTGCTCCCCCCGAGTACAATTGGTCCCACCATGACCAGCCTGGGACGGCTGCAGGAAATCGACCAGGATAGCGGTCATTTAACGATAGCGGCCGTCCGGGACTGGAGCCCGGGCTACCGCAACTGGCAGAACCGGAACTATCCCCTGGAGGTTGAGGCCGGGAAGGCTCTGGTAATGAAGGGGAGGGCAATGGCCGCCCTGGAAGACCTGGCCCCTGGTGATAACGCCTATCTCATCCACGACCAGAAGCAGGCCCTGGTGGTAGTGGTTATAGATTAGGGGCTAACAACCTTGCCTTAAGTTCATGGCTGGCCGCTCCCCGAGGAGTTGGTGCGAGCTAGACAATGCCAGCCTGTGACAAAGTTATTTTGGTAGGAAGGTAGAGGTGGTTGGAGTGGTTCAAAACAGGCTAGGGGGCAAATTTTACTGGCTCACCTTTTGGGGTATATTCTTAACCATATATTTAGTTCAAGCCCTCCCGGCCGCTGCCGCCGACTTTTACCGCTACCAGGGCGGTATCAAGGGCGAAAAAGAATATGCCGAAGTCCTCTACCTTACCGGCGAGCCGGTCCTCTTGCAGGGCACGGTCCAGGAAACGACCGGCCCGGCCAGGGATGGCAAAACTACGAGCAGGGTTACCTTTACCCTGGAAAACAAGGAAAAGGCCATCAAGCTGAACCGGAGTTTTAGCTTTATAACGGAAATAGAAAAAAATGGACGCCAGGAAGTAAATACAACCAGGCTGGAACGCTTTAGCGAGACCATCACGATAGGACAGGACAGGTACGCCCTTCAGGATTTTCAATTCTCACGTTCGGAACTCCTGGACCACCAGCCGGCGGTTGTTTATCAAAGCGGCAACTGGACGGCCCGTAAAGTTTATAGCGTTAATAACGACCTGGCTAAGATAACTGTGGAAACCTGGGGGCATACGGTCGGCTACCGGCATGCCTGGGGCAGTACCGAGACCAGCCAGGAAGAAGGTACGGTGTTTTTTAGCGGCAAGGTGGCAATAGATAAAGAAACCTTTATTTCCACTACATGGAGCAGCAGCTTCCACCAGGACCTTTCTTACCACCGCTCCCGCTACCTGGAATACCAGGCCAATGAACCTTTGGCCATCAGCTTTCCGGGGGGCTACGTCGAGAATACCCGGACCACCGAAACCCTGCATTACCGGGGCAATTTTCCCGACCTGGAGAATGGCCTGCTGGCCAGCAGCCGGTGGCTGAAAAAAGAGGGTAGTTATGAATTAAAGAGCCTTCCCGGCAAAAAGTGGTTGCGGGTAGCGTACCTGGCCGACATCCGCGGCCACTGGGCCGAAGCGGATATCCGCCAGCTCTACGGTTTAGGCGCCTTGGGGGAAGAAGGAGATTATTTCCGGCCGGCGCTGCCCTTCTTCCGCGGCCAGTTTGCCCGGGCTCTGGTAGCCGTGCTGGACCTGCCCCTGCCGGCCGGACAATCAGGGTGGTCCCCGCTCCCGGGTACCGGGGGGCTGCCTTCCACCAGCCGCGGCTTTCCCGGCCAGGCCGGCCTGCCCGGGCAGATAGGGTCCCCGTTTGCCCGGCCTAACTTTCCCGGCCAGGCCGGGCAACCCTACGGCCAGCCGGTCTGGTCCGGCCAGTCGCCCCTGACCTATAACAGGCCGGGCCAGCCCGCCCTGCCCCAGGAAAAACCCCTCTTTGCCGATGTGGGCACGACTGACCCGGCTTATAAGTATTACCAAGCCGTCTATGAAGCGGGAGTAATGACCGGTACGGGGC includes:
- a CDS encoding S-layer homology domain-containing protein, which produces MVGVVQNRLGGKFYWLTFWGIFLTIYLVQALPAAAADFYRYQGGIKGEKEYAEVLYLTGEPVLLQGTVQETTGPARDGKTTSRVTFTLENKEKAIKLNRSFSFITEIEKNGRQEVNTTRLERFSETITIGQDRYALQDFQFSRSELLDHQPAVVYQSGNWTARKVYSVNNDLAKITVETWGHTVGYRHAWGSTETSQEEGTVFFSGKVAIDKETFISTTWSSSFHQDLSYHRSRYLEYQANEPLAISFPGGYVENTRTTETLHYRGNFPDLENGLLASSRWLKKEGSYELKSLPGKKWLRVAYLADIRGHWAEADIRQLYGLGALGEEGDYFRPALPFFRGQFARALVAVLDLPLPAGQSGWSPLPGTGGLPSTSRGFPGQAGLPGQIGSPFARPNFPGQAGQPYGQPVWSGQSPLTYNRPGQPALPQEKPLFADVGTTDPAYKYYQAVYEAGVMTGTGPGLFGPTEPLTRAEVLVILVRALGLEGLAPAGYVRTPFQDDWDIPAWARTAVYVANKIGLIQGDEYGFLKPNETLTRAEAAVLLNRFIHYLQEEMTADYRERVLNFN
- a CDS encoding S-layer homology domain-containing protein is translated as MSGYRYFVAILCLFMLAGSFIPVAAAQGLTNPGFPGMGLAGQGPGMMAELVTGQTFRGLPFPEERLAAVRFTDTRGHWSFLPVLRLAAQGIIHGRDGGLFAPDAPVTREEALSLLARAAGWEGITTSPAGGSPNSPLALAAARGLLTDQEKAFAAADWQLPARRQEVAAWVGRALGLTPIAGGLYPYLAGFTDGNEVDSQLAPWVEAVLQRGLMSGVAAGTFAPQRAMTRAEMAALLDRVDNDLAGRRGARWVEGQVMERTETWLGNRELLITLRVATFAGPIINLEIKKDAGGNTLADFLLYKDGRLTLGQELTGGEAVRLILQGENVLLAESTAGQQYLNGMVLAAGDKELLLVDDQGRQYRYGLSPHLAAGSGGDSGGLPLPGQVVNLAVQDGTVTRIVPLDGTGTPAYSPGDTRVVTGYLRESGTDAIVIVSAAGNEETVKITAATAITRSGRAIMPGDLKTGDPVKVQVDAAGHALGIQVGNSTGRLGRILKGKLDRINSFDNKLVLRDTREFYYGSWLPGDPLRAVNLTREAAASLAGASRDLLAPYGPYAGEVIVVLAGGPQGEVGVKAVKLDNSTRLYEGYLDFLSLGGREIRLASARDPVTFNQESIIIKNGRQVEAADLEPGDYLFTVVEPVPGGRRAVLVFTEDILPSSWQLYRGRIESVAKESFALEDVEALGGEADRPYDWQETDDYTMEFRLAWEPVIMGRNGPLSRDEFTSGRFTGEYNGYQAYTLVRGEEAHGLLLLPPSTIGPTMTSLGRLQEIDQDSGHLTIAAVRDWSPGYRNWQNRNYPLEVEAGKALVMKGRAMAALEDLAPGDNAYLIHDQKQALVVVVID